The Peribacillus simplex genome contains a region encoding:
- a CDS encoding succinate dehydrogenase cytochrome b558 subunit, whose amino-acid sequence MAKNREFGNRRLHSLLGVIPIGLFLIFHLSVNFMATKGEETFNGAVHLIEFTPVKILVEWVVIYLPLIFHAVYGIYIAFTAKNNLGRFSFFRNWMFMLQRLTGIITLIFLVWHIWATRIQAAMGAEVNFDMMADIFSSPFMLVFYIVGVISAIFHFANGLWSFAVSWGLTVSPRSQRIMTYFTLIVFVLLSYIGVSAIFAFV is encoded by the coding sequence GTGGCAAAGAATCGTGAGTTTGGGAATCGCAGGCTTCATTCACTTCTAGGAGTAATTCCAATTGGTCTATTCCTAATTTTTCATTTATCGGTAAACTTTATGGCAACAAAAGGAGAAGAAACTTTTAATGGGGCAGTTCATTTAATTGAGTTTACGCCCGTGAAGATTTTGGTAGAATGGGTCGTCATCTATCTACCGCTCATTTTCCATGCTGTGTACGGAATTTATATTGCCTTTACAGCAAAAAACAATTTAGGCAGATTTAGTTTCTTCCGTAACTGGATGTTCATGCTGCAACGCCTAACTGGAATCATAACATTGATCTTCCTTGTTTGGCATATATGGGCAACAAGGATTCAAGCAGCTATGGGTGCTGAAGTTAACTTTGACATGATGGCAGATATTTTCTCCAGTCCATTCATGCTTGTGTTCTATATTGTTGGTGTAATCTCGGCAATCTTCCACTTTGCTAATGGATTATGGTCATTTGCTGTGAGCTGGGGTCTGACAGTTTCACCAAGATCGCAAAGAATCATGACTTACTTTACATTGATCGTTTTCGTTCTTCTTTCTTATATCGGAGTCAGCGCAATTTTCGCTTTCGTATAA
- a CDS encoding YslB family protein codes for MKKNIAAAIEEEIHTEEIQTEEFKVPAFGYELIREVLLNDILGKDSNQILYWAGKQLARKFPLKGDQEVIEFFQSAGWGNLEILKYTKHEMELSLTGEIISRRLDLHPDCHFQLEAGFLAEQFSLQKKFLSESTEEIKRRAKKVIFTIQWDPRDPI; via the coding sequence ATGAAAAAAAATATTGCTGCTGCGATAGAAGAAGAGATTCATACTGAAGAAATTCAAACTGAAGAATTCAAAGTTCCAGCTTTCGGGTACGAATTAATCAGAGAAGTTCTATTGAACGATATTCTCGGAAAAGACTCAAATCAAATCCTCTATTGGGCAGGTAAACAATTAGCAAGAAAATTCCCATTGAAGGGCGATCAGGAAGTGATTGAATTTTTCCAAAGCGCCGGATGGGGCAATCTGGAAATCTTGAAGTATACGAAACACGAGATGGAATTATCCCTGACGGGTGAAATAATCAGCCGCCGCCTGGATTTACACCCTGATTGTCACTTCCAGCTTGAAGCCGGTTTCCTTGCCGAACAGTTCTCACTGCAAAAAAAATTCCTCAGCGAATCAACGGAAGAAATCAAACGCCGCGCAAAAAAAGTGATATTCACCATCCAATGGGATCCCAGAGATCCAATCTAA
- a CDS encoding aspartate kinase, whose protein sequence is MALIVQKFGGTSVGSVEKIKNVANRVIEEAENGNEVVVVVSAMGKTTDQLVSMARDISGNPSKREMDMLLTTGEQVTISLLTMALIEEGHEAISYTGWQAGMQTESVHGNARILNIDASRIQAQLQEKKIVVVAGFQGNDVNGEITTLGRGGSDTTAVAIAAALNADRCDIYTDVTGVFTTDPRYIKGARKLQSISYDEMLELANLGAGVLHPRAVEYAKNYQIPLEVRSSMERESGTIIEEEATMEENLIVRGIAFEDSITRVTIYGLPQSLGALSTIFTTLAKNQINVDIIIQSMTAEDTTNLSFSTKSEDTEAALIVLENNKEQLGFDRVETESGLAKVSIVGSGMVSNPGVAAEMFEVMANTGIQVKMVSTSEIKVSTVVNEKEMVKAVESLHEAFKLGQHANVLA, encoded by the coding sequence ATGGCATTAATCGTTCAAAAATTTGGCGGAACATCCGTCGGTAGCGTAGAAAAAATCAAAAATGTTGCCAATCGGGTAATCGAGGAAGCTGAGAATGGAAATGAGGTAGTCGTCGTTGTTTCAGCTATGGGGAAAACAACGGACCAATTGGTTTCCATGGCCCGTGATATTTCCGGAAACCCGAGCAAAAGGGAAATGGATATGCTATTGACTACTGGGGAACAGGTAACGATTTCCCTGTTAACGATGGCATTGATTGAAGAAGGGCATGAAGCCATTTCGTATACTGGCTGGCAGGCTGGCATGCAAACGGAATCCGTTCATGGGAATGCCCGGATTTTAAACATCGATGCTTCAAGGATCCAAGCTCAGCTTCAAGAGAAGAAAATAGTGGTCGTGGCCGGTTTCCAGGGTAACGATGTAAATGGGGAAATCACTACCTTGGGGCGAGGCGGTTCCGATACGACGGCGGTTGCCATCGCCGCAGCGCTGAATGCGGATAGATGCGATATTTATACGGATGTAACGGGTGTTTTCACAACGGATCCACGCTACATAAAAGGCGCGCGAAAACTCCAATCCATTTCTTACGATGAAATGCTGGAACTTGCCAACCTGGGGGCGGGCGTCCTTCATCCAAGGGCTGTCGAATATGCAAAAAATTATCAAATTCCGCTTGAAGTCCGTTCAAGCATGGAGAGAGAATCAGGAACGATCATTGAGGAGGAAGCAACTATGGAAGAAAACTTAATTGTACGCGGCATTGCTTTTGAAGACAGTATTACGAGGGTCACAATTTATGGTTTGCCCCAATCACTTGGTGCATTATCCACAATCTTCACGACACTTGCGAAAAACCAAATTAATGTGGACATCATCATTCAAAGCATGACTGCCGAGGATACAACCAATCTATCTTTTTCCACAAAAAGTGAAGATACGGAAGCGGCCTTGATCGTGCTGGAAAATAATAAAGAACAATTGGGATTCGACCGGGTCGAAACGGAGAGCGGGTTGGCCAAAGTGTCCATCGTCGGATCTGGTATGGTATCCAATCCCGGAGTGGCTGCCGAGATGTTCGAGGTGATGGCCAATACAGGCATCCAGGTGAAAATGGTCAGCACATCGGAAATTAAAGTTTCGACTGTCGTCAATGAAAAGGAAATGGTGAAGGCGGTTGAATCCCTTCATGAAGCATTTAAACTTGGTCAGCATGCAAATGTGCTAGCTTAA